A segment of the Catenuloplanes nepalensis genome:
CCGGCCCGCGGCGTCAGCACTTCGGTCAGCGCGGGTGCCCGCTCCGGGAAGCCGGCCACCAGCGTGGTGGTGAGCGCGCCACCGCCCGGGCAGGGCACGGACGACGCGCTCTGCCGTGAGCCCGGTGCACCCAGTGCCGCCAGCACGCCCTCGGCGCGGCCCGCCGACATGAAGTCCGGGGCCGGCTGACCGACTGCCGGGAGCGGGCCGTCGACCGGCCGGCAGCCGGTCTCCAGCGACACCCGCAGCAGGCCCGGCTCCTCGACGATGCCGCGCAGCCCGATGAAGTCGCCCGCGTCCACCCGGAACGAGTTCGTCGCGCCGTCCCGGTCGCGGCCCAGCCAGATCCGGTAGCCGGCCGGCAGCGCGCCCGCGCCGGCCAGCCGCTCGATCAGCGGCACGCCGTCCTCGGGTGCGATGTGGACGGTGGCCCGGCGGGTCAGTTCCGCACCGTCCCGCGCGGTCGTCACCCGGCAGCCCGGCTCGACGCGCGGCGGTTCCAGCACGATCACCGGTCGCACGCCGCCGTCGCCCGGCCCTTCGGCCAGCTTCGCCAGCACGGTGCCGTACGCGGTGTCGGCCACCGGCATCGCCCGGTCCAGCGGCCGGTGGTCCCGCACGGTCGCCGCGTCCGTCCGGTACGAGTAGTACGCCAGCCCGGCGATCACCAGCACCCACGCGGTCACCGCGGCCGGCAGCACACCCCGGCGCCGCCACCACGGGGAAACCTGGGTCTGCGTCACCTCGCCATGGTGTCAAAACGAGGAAAGCCGGTCCGCCTCGGGTGAGGCGGACCGGCTTCCGGAGGTCGTGGCGGCGTCAGTCGCCGACGGTCACCGCGAACTCGTTGAGGCCGCGGTCGGCGGAGACGGTCAGGTCACCGTTGCCGTGGCGGGAGAGGGCGCGCAGCGTCCACGAGCCCGGGGCGGCGAAGAACCGGAACTGGCCCGCGGCGGACGTGACGACCTCCGCGGTGAACTCGCCGGTCGAGTCGAGCAGGCGCACGTACGCACCCTGCACGGCCTCGCCCTCGGCCGAGGTCACCACGCCGGTGATCACGGTCTCCTTCGCCAGGTCGATGCCGGCCGGCAGCGGAGCCGCCTGGTCGGGCGCGGCGCAGGTCGCGTCGGTGACTGCGGTCATGGTGATCACGCCTTTCCGGGCTCGTCGCCGAGGACCACGGGCACGCCGACGAGCGAGCCGTACTCGGTCCAGGAACCGTCGTAGTTCTTCACGTTCTGGTGGCCGAGCAGCTCCTTGAGCACGAACCAGGTGTGCGAGGAGCGCTCGCCGATCCGGCAGTACGCGATCGTGTCCTTGCCGCCGTCGAGCCCGGCGTCGCCGTAGATCTTCGCCAGCTCCTCGTCGGACTTGAACGTGCCGTCCTCGTTGGCCGCCTTGCTCCACGGCACGCTCACCGCGGTCGGGATGTGGCCGCCGCGCTGCGCCGACTCCTGCGGCAGGTGCGCGGGGGCGAGCAGCCGGCCCGCGTACTCGTCGGGGGAGCGCACGTCGACCAGGTTCTGCGTGCCGATCGCGGCCACGACCTCGTCGCGGAACGCGCGCAGCGACAGGTCCTGGTCCTGCGCGACGTATGTCGTGGCGGGACGGGAGACCTCGCCCTTGACCAGCGGGCGCGCGTCGAGCTCCCACTTCTTGCGGCCGCCGTCGATCAGCTTGACCTCGCGGTGGCCGTAGAGCTTGAAGTACCAGTACGCATACGCCGCGAACCAGTTGTTGTTGCCGCCGTAGAGCACGACCGTGTCGTCGTTGGAGATGCCCCGGGACGACAGCAGCGCCTCGAACTGCTCCTTGTTGACGAAGTCACGGCGGACCTCGTCCTGCAGGTCGGTCTTCCAGTTCAGCTTGATCGCGCCGGCGATGTGGCCGCCGTCGTAGGCGGTGGTGTCCTCGTCGACCTCGACGAAGACGACGCCGGGCGCGTCGATGTTCTTCTCGGCCCAGTCAGCCGAAACGAGTGCGGTGTCGCGACTCATCGAATCACTCCTTGTGAGGATTTGGTGGGTCGAGTCAGCGCGCGGATTTCCGGTGAGATTCTGTGTCGCACCACGCGCGGGACCCTGTAGATGGAGGGTTCTCGTGTTTGTGCGACGGCGCCGGTGCCGGGCTCAGAGATTGAGTGCCACGCGGAAGGAGGCGGCTCGACCGAGCCGGCTCGCGGGCGTGAAAGCAGCCCCGCCGTCAGTGGAGGCGGGGACAGAGGCAGGCGGCCACGCGGCACAGGTCGACCGCGCGCCTTTTAGTGAGCATCGTGCCCATGCGAAGGACCCTACCAGCGGGCCCAGGTCACGGACAGGGGCGACCACCATGCGGGAAGTGAGTGAACGCACCCACCCCGCCGGCGGCCGCCCCTGAACCCCTTGCTCGTCAGGCGCCGCCCTGGTTCAGCGGCACGTCCTTCGCGGTCGCGGTGA
Coding sequences within it:
- a CDS encoding DUF1416 domain-containing protein; translation: MTAVTDATCAAPDQAAPLPAGIDLAKETVITGVVTSAEGEAVQGAYVRLLDSTGEFTAEVVTSAAGQFRFFAAPGSWTLRALSRHGNGDLTVSADRGLNEFAVTVGD
- a CDS encoding sulfurtransferase gives rise to the protein MSRDTALVSADWAEKNIDAPGVVFVEVDEDTTAYDGGHIAGAIKLNWKTDLQDEVRRDFVNKEQFEALLSSRGISNDDTVVLYGGNNNWFAAYAYWYFKLYGHREVKLIDGGRKKWELDARPLVKGEVSRPATTYVAQDQDLSLRAFRDEVVAAIGTQNLVDVRSPDEYAGRLLAPAHLPQESAQRGGHIPTAVSVPWSKAANEDGTFKSDEELAKIYGDAGLDGGKDTIAYCRIGERSSHTWFVLKELLGHQNVKNYDGSWTEYGSLVGVPVVLGDEPGKA
- a CDS encoding Ms5788A family Cys-rich leader peptide is translated as MGTMLTKRRAVDLCRVAACLCPRLH